One window of Dyadobacter sandarakinus genomic DNA carries:
- a CDS encoding helix-turn-helix domain-containing protein, which translates to MTHTTSNPRIHEGRNLKRFREMLGIKQEFLAFELGEDWNQQKVSLLEQKEKIESGILEQVAAILKIPAEAIRNFDEQQAVNIISNTFDKVENSFNFGTFNLHPLEKIIQLHEEKIALYERMLKEKDEMMGRLERLIKP; encoded by the coding sequence ATGACACATACTACCTCCAACCCCAGGATCCACGAAGGCCGGAACCTGAAACGCTTCCGCGAAATGCTGGGGATCAAGCAGGAATTCCTCGCCTTCGAGCTGGGCGAAGACTGGAACCAGCAAAAAGTTTCTTTACTCGAACAAAAGGAAAAGATCGAATCCGGTATTTTGGAGCAGGTAGCGGCCATTCTGAAAATCCCTGCTGAGGCGATTAGAAACTTTGACGAGCAGCAAGCTGTGAATATTATCTCAAATACATTCGATAAAGTTGAAAACTCGTTCAACTTCGGTACATTTAACTTACATCCACTCGAAAAAATTATTCAGCTTCACGAAGAGAAAATTGCGCTTTACGAGCGGATGCTGAAGGAGAAGGATGAGATGATGGGGCGGTTGGAGAGGTTAATAAAACCTTAG
- a CDS encoding HAEPLYID family protein: MKNFIITTLLITSIMLPALAQVDSISKPKPLKIRHAEPLYMDLIRDLGARKGEKEWNVGYGIEGHKDYTVNHSFVEYEFSPVNRLGLEVEVPFAFYRPAQPQEGAAMPRNRVEGLKLAAQYTFLVSDQQQMSMAAGYMHEFRAHSFYSINRGRGMLKGNSVSPFFIVAKKWGERINTMIYTGPEWEFTPEESKRELFYQINASMHYVLPGGHFVGVEVNDESSATSSHTVIRPQMKLVLASNLALGLVTGIPANFRDNGMSFMARIIFEPKRKR, translated from the coding sequence ATGAAAAACTTCATCATCACAACACTACTGATTACTTCCATCATGCTGCCAGCCCTGGCGCAGGTTGATTCTATCTCAAAACCAAAACCATTGAAAATTCGCCACGCGGAGCCGCTTTACATGGACCTGATCCGTGACCTGGGCGCCCGGAAGGGAGAAAAAGAATGGAACGTGGGATACGGCATTGAGGGCCACAAGGATTACACCGTCAACCATTCATTTGTCGAATACGAATTTTCACCCGTCAACCGGCTTGGTCTGGAAGTGGAGGTTCCCTTTGCTTTTTACCGCCCTGCCCAGCCGCAGGAAGGCGCTGCAATGCCGCGAAACCGCGTTGAGGGTCTGAAACTGGCTGCCCAGTATACTTTCCTGGTTTCTGATCAGCAGCAAATGTCGATGGCGGCGGGTTATATGCACGAATTTCGCGCGCATTCATTTTACTCCATCAATCGGGGCCGGGGAATGCTGAAAGGCAACTCGGTGAGCCCGTTTTTTATCGTTGCCAAAAAGTGGGGAGAGCGGATCAATACCATGATCTATACCGGCCCGGAATGGGAGTTTACGCCGGAAGAATCAAAACGGGAGTTGTTTTATCAGATCAATGCGAGCATGCATTATGTGCTTCCGGGTGGGCACTTTGTGGGCGTCGAGGTCAATGATGAATCTTCCGCGACAAGCAGTCACACTGTTATTCGCCCGCAAATGAAACTGGTACTGGCCTCTAACCTGGCGCTGGGCCTTGTCACCGGTATTCCTGCCAACTTCCGGGACAATGGTATGAGCTTTATGGCCAGGATTATCTTTGAGCCAAAACGGAAAAGGTAA
- a CDS encoding GAF domain-containing protein, with translation MSENVHTPAEQDRIAALKEYEILDSISEQEYDDITALASLICQTPVSLISLIDDSRQWFKSNHGLSVRETPRDFAFCTHTILNPSQVFVVPDSREDARFADNPLVTGDPHVIFYAGAPLIDSNGFALGSLCVIDHTPKSLSETQLSALQILAKNVVNLIENRKVQRSMKVLQKVLELRHQETEDMRECIQGLISDNLYPALMDARAMSGNIQDRTKDALTAKLDVALETTQRIQKEVQE, from the coding sequence ATGTCAGAAAACGTACACACGCCGGCAGAGCAGGATCGGATCGCGGCGCTTAAAGAATATGAAATACTCGATTCGATCTCGGAACAGGAATATGATGATATTACAGCGCTCGCATCGCTGATCTGCCAGACGCCGGTTTCACTGATCAGTCTTATCGACGATTCCAGACAATGGTTTAAATCCAATCACGGACTTTCTGTCCGGGAAACGCCGCGCGATTTTGCTTTTTGTACGCATACGATACTGAATCCCTCACAGGTTTTTGTTGTCCCCGATTCGCGGGAGGATGCCCGGTTTGCGGATAACCCGCTGGTTACGGGTGATCCGCATGTTATTTTTTATGCCGGCGCACCTTTGATCGATAGCAATGGTTTTGCGCTCGGCTCGCTTTGCGTAATTGATCACACACCAAAGTCACTGTCAGAAACGCAGCTTAGCGCATTGCAAATTCTGGCCAAAAACGTGGTCAACCTGATTGAGAACAGGAAAGTACAACGCTCGATGAAGGTTTTGCAGAAGGTACTCGAGCTGCGCCACCAGGAAACGGAGGACATGCGGGAGTGTATCCAGGGATTGATTTCCGACAATCTTTATCCTGCACTCATGGACGCAAGAGCAATGAGCGGCAACATTCAGGATCGTACAAAAGACGCACTGACTGCAAAGCTTGACGTAGCCCTCGAAACCACTCAGCGGATTCAGAAGGAAGTTCAGGAGTAG
- a CDS encoding PadR family transcriptional regulator: MRRTYLGEFEELVLLMIAILEGDAYGVTVCQEIEQQTGRIVTFGAVHNTLIRLEEKGFVTSGLGGATNERGGRRKRLFQLTTLGKTALTDIQELRNKLWKLIPDASLKLSGI, translated from the coding sequence ATGCGGAGGACGTATTTGGGTGAATTTGAAGAGCTCGTGCTTTTGATGATCGCGATCCTGGAAGGTGACGCTTACGGCGTGACGGTTTGCCAGGAAATTGAGCAGCAAACAGGCCGGATCGTCACTTTTGGCGCAGTACACAATACATTGATCCGCCTGGAAGAAAAGGGCTTTGTGACCTCCGGGCTGGGCGGCGCAACAAATGAGCGCGGGGGCAGGCGAAAACGCCTTTTCCAATTAACTACCCTCGGAAAAACCGCATTGACCGACATACAGGAGCTGCGCAACAAGCTCTGGAAGCTCATACCGGATGCCTCCCTCAAACTGAGCGGAATATGA
- a CDS encoding ABC transporter permease, with amino-acid sequence MNTPHPPRWAKALLRWLHPDNTIEEVEGDLDELYAYAYLHAGKTQALLRYLLNVASVLPPFVRRRRTYSKYEPSFSLSPDMLKNYFKIAWRNIVRQKAYAALNIAGLSIGMACSILILLWVQNELSYDRFHSKADQIFRLTCSAGDFRAAVSAAGMAPNLQAALPQIKSGVRISKRIPMIFEAGEKKLEEKRVIYADSNFLTFFSFPLLAGNKATALHDPGTILITEEMAVKYFGTSNAVGKTIRIDNKENFTVDGVLANTPPNSHLQFDCLIPMKTLARTSTDLQNNTWNNFIFFTYLELDAQTAASAPARQNLIRQIFSIFKAHGQVIKLNFELQALTDIHLHSNYQLDVAGHGNIQYVNIFFVIAIFILVVACINFMNLATARSERRAKEVGLRKVVGANRYQLIFQFLGESLIFSFLSLVIAIGIVFAMLPIFKMLTEKSLSIHLLDGKLLLSLIGIAVLTGLLSGSYPALFLSGFAPVKVLKGKLRVAGGNLIFRNALVVTQFVVAIVLLVGTAVVYKQLDFIKKRNLGFDKSNMLYLPMNGDLWGKQQALKLSLEQNPLTANFTIISYLPTAVESGSVDVVWDGQTIANQVVFPSLDVDENFIGVFKTKVLAGRGFDKSFAGDSSSYMINEKAMQIMGMNIGNAVGKSLSLGGMKGTIIGVIKDFHFKSLQYAMEPLILRKNTWGGVVMVRTTAGRNEQTIKALEKINQELNPSFPFRFGFLDKDLDNLYRSEQQMGNIFNLFAGLAIFISCLGLYGLSAFMAEQRTKEIGVRKVLGATVAGVVGLLSQDFLKLILVAIVIASPIAWYAMNKWLQGFAYQTTLEWWVIALAAIAATGIALFTISFQSIKAALMNPVTSLRSE; translated from the coding sequence ATGAACACGCCCCACCCCCCCCGCTGGGCAAAAGCATTGCTTCGCTGGCTGCATCCGGACAATACGATTGAAGAAGTAGAGGGAGACCTCGATGAGCTGTATGCCTATGCCTACCTGCATGCAGGAAAAACCCAGGCGCTGCTCCGCTATCTGCTCAATGTCGCGTCTGTACTTCCGCCCTTTGTACGCAGGCGCCGCACCTACTCAAAGTATGAACCATCATTTTCTCTTAGCCCTGATATGTTAAAAAACTACTTCAAAATCGCCTGGCGAAACATTGTCCGCCAAAAAGCTTATGCTGCCCTGAACATTGCCGGCCTATCCATCGGCATGGCCTGCAGTATTTTGATCCTGCTCTGGGTTCAGAATGAGCTGAGTTACGACCGCTTCCATTCAAAGGCCGATCAGATTTTCAGGCTTACCTGCAGTGCGGGGGATTTCAGGGCGGCTGTGAGTGCTGCGGGCATGGCGCCCAACCTTCAGGCTGCATTGCCCCAGATTAAAAGCGGGGTACGGATCAGCAAAAGGATACCAATGATTTTTGAAGCAGGTGAAAAGAAACTGGAAGAAAAACGGGTCATCTATGCCGACTCCAACTTCCTGACCTTTTTCTCCTTTCCGCTCCTGGCCGGCAACAAAGCCACCGCCCTGCACGATCCGGGAACGATTCTGATCACAGAAGAAATGGCTGTAAAATATTTCGGCACCAGCAATGCAGTTGGTAAAACCATCCGCATTGACAACAAAGAAAACTTTACAGTAGATGGCGTCCTGGCCAATACACCCCCTAATTCGCACCTGCAATTCGACTGCCTGATTCCTATGAAAACCCTGGCAAGGACGAGCACGGACCTGCAAAACAATACCTGGAACAACTTCATATTTTTCACCTATCTCGAACTGGACGCCCAAACCGCAGCATCAGCACCGGCCCGGCAAAACCTGATCAGGCAGATTTTCTCGATCTTCAAAGCGCATGGCCAGGTCATTAAACTTAATTTCGAGTTGCAGGCACTGACGGACATTCACCTGCATTCCAACTACCAGCTGGATGTAGCCGGACATGGTAACATCCAGTACGTCAACATTTTTTTCGTCATTGCAATTTTTATTCTGGTGGTTGCCTGCATCAATTTTATGAACCTGGCTACAGCGCGCTCTGAGCGGCGCGCCAAGGAAGTGGGATTACGGAAAGTGGTGGGTGCAAATCGCTATCAGCTGATCTTTCAGTTCCTGGGGGAATCGCTCATCTTCTCATTTTTGTCCCTGGTCATCGCGATTGGGATCGTGTTTGCGATGCTTCCCATCTTTAAAATGTTGACCGAGAAAAGTCTTTCCATCCATTTGCTCGACGGAAAATTGCTCCTGAGCCTGATCGGCATTGCGGTGTTGACGGGGTTGCTCTCGGGCAGCTATCCTGCATTATTTCTCTCGGGTTTTGCTCCGGTAAAAGTCCTGAAAGGAAAGCTAAGGGTCGCCGGCGGAAATCTGATTTTCAGGAATGCGCTGGTCGTTACGCAATTTGTAGTGGCCATCGTGCTGCTGGTCGGTACGGCGGTGGTTTACAAGCAACTCGATTTTATCAAAAAGCGGAACCTGGGTTTTGACAAATCCAATATGCTGTACCTGCCGATGAACGGCGACCTTTGGGGAAAACAGCAGGCTTTAAAACTATCACTGGAGCAAAATCCGCTCACAGCAAATTTCACCATCATCTCCTACCTGCCCACTGCCGTTGAATCCGGAAGTGTAGACGTTGTCTGGGATGGACAAACCATTGCCAATCAGGTTGTCTTTCCGTCTCTGGATGTGGATGAAAATTTCATTGGGGTTTTTAAAACAAAAGTGCTGGCCGGACGTGGCTTCGACAAATCATTTGCGGGCGACAGTTCCAGCTACATGATCAATGAAAAAGCCATGCAGATCATGGGCATGAACATCGGAAACGCGGTAGGAAAAAGTCTTTCTCTGGGCGGTATGAAGGGGACGATTATCGGGGTAATCAAAGACTTTCATTTCAAATCGCTGCAATATGCCATGGAGCCGCTCATCCTCCGGAAAAATACGTGGGGCGGTGTCGTTATGGTCCGCACGACTGCCGGTCGTAACGAACAAACAATTAAGGCACTCGAAAAAATAAACCAGGAACTCAACCCCTCATTTCCATTCAGATTCGGCTTTTTGGACAAAGACCTTGACAACCTGTACCGCAGCGAGCAGCAGATGGGTAACATTTTCAACCTGTTTGCCGGCCTGGCCATTTTCATCTCCTGCCTGGGCCTGTACGGATTGTCTGCCTTCATGGCCGAGCAGCGCACCAAGGAAATCGGCGTACGCAAAGTCCTGGGCGCAACTGTTGCCGGGGTGGTGGGCCTGCTTTCCCAGGATTTCCTGAAACTGATACTGGTCGCCATCGTAATCGCATCTCCGATCGCCTGGTACGCCATGAACAAATGGCTTCAGGGATTCGCCTACCAGACAACCCTTGAATGGTGGGTCATTGCACTGGCGGCGATCGCAGCGACGGGCATTGCATTGTTCACCATCAGTTTTCAGAGCATCAAAGCCGCACTGATGAATCCGGTGACAAGTCTGCGGAGCGAGTAA
- a CDS encoding T9SS type A sorting domain-containing protein, translating to MTLKSQGTGIHDYAFTHNLPAAGENRYRLKMIDVYDNVTYSEIRTVMFDSSEISFPKLPVVQWDKAYGNTTQQDGVSDFSSMVKTSDGNYVMAGQSSARAGRDHPDMRVMKINPEGQTVWEKLFIADNDSWASSVIETADGGLMVAGTAGGTAGGDKSENDRGGSDFWIVKMTADGTKQWDKTFGSPSYDAASVILQTADGGYIIGGSTYSSPKGGDKSEDSKGELDEYWIVKVSALGEKEWDRTFGTDAFDYCRSIRQTADGGYLVGGYTAPMTGGDQTVRGGRDIWVMKLSSTGTQEWQKIFGGSGDDMLSRILPYTDGNYILAGSSSSPEGQGKSQDSNGAYDFWLIKIDDGGNQLWDKVIGGAADDYLTCIERTGSGEYLIGGTTSSGAGFDKTEDLRYHDDSDRIGDFWLMKFSSAWEKIFDKTIGGDGGDYLNAVVQTADNGYLLLGQSSSGLQSIPGDRTVPRNGLADPWLVKLAPDSPLPVTLTTFTAQKETSTTLLTWQTATEIHSDHFEIHHSMNGKAWNHIGAVNALGENEGLHTYQFVHPSPANGDNYYRLKMIDTDGTFAYSKVERVSFKLGFKVNVYPNPATEMIHLQTPDWTKVKSVEIVNVQGKVVYKSGKKPVQHLSAEAFGAGLYFVKITDVNGSETSRKIVVAR from the coding sequence ATGACATTGAAATCGCAGGGCACCGGTATACATGACTATGCATTTACGCACAATCTGCCCGCAGCAGGCGAAAACCGCTACCGCCTCAAAATGATTGACGTTTACGATAATGTTACCTATTCCGAGATCAGAACGGTGATGTTCGACTCTTCGGAGATCAGCTTCCCGAAATTGCCCGTGGTGCAATGGGACAAAGCCTATGGTAATACTACGCAGCAGGACGGAGTTTCGGATTTCAGCAGTATGGTCAAAACGTCGGACGGTAACTACGTAATGGCCGGTCAGTCGAGCGCCCGCGCAGGGAGAGATCATCCCGACATGCGGGTGATGAAAATTAATCCGGAGGGACAAACCGTCTGGGAAAAACTTTTCATTGCAGACAACGACTCATGGGCAAGTTCGGTCATTGAAACGGCTGACGGGGGCCTGATGGTAGCTGGCACTGCAGGGGGTACAGCAGGTGGTGACAAAAGTGAAAACGACAGGGGCGGCAGCGATTTCTGGATTGTTAAAATGACAGCGGACGGCACAAAGCAATGGGATAAAACCTTTGGCAGTCCATCCTATGACGCCGCCAGCGTCATTTTGCAAACTGCCGATGGCGGTTATATCATCGGAGGCAGTACTTATAGCTCTCCAAAAGGCGGAGACAAATCCGAGGATTCGAAGGGTGAACTGGATGAGTACTGGATCGTTAAAGTTTCGGCGCTGGGTGAGAAAGAGTGGGACAGGACTTTTGGTACTGACGCATTTGATTATTGCAGGTCTATCCGGCAAACCGCTGACGGAGGATACCTGGTCGGCGGCTACACGGCTCCGATGACCGGCGGTGACCAGACGGTCAGGGGCGGCCGTGACATCTGGGTTATGAAGTTATCATCAACCGGAACCCAGGAGTGGCAAAAAATATTTGGGGGAAGCGGTGATGATATGCTTAGTCGTATTCTTCCTTATACAGACGGTAACTATATCCTTGCCGGCAGCTCATCTTCTCCCGAAGGCCAGGGCAAATCACAAGACAGTAATGGAGCATACGATTTCTGGCTGATCAAGATTGATGATGGCGGAAACCAGCTCTGGGACAAGGTCATCGGCGGAGCTGCTGATGACTATCTTACCTGCATCGAACGCACCGGTAGCGGCGAATATCTGATTGGCGGAACAACAAGTTCCGGTGCAGGTTTTGATAAAACCGAAGATCTCAGGTATCATGATGACTCTGATCGCATTGGCGACTTCTGGCTGATGAAATTCTCATCTGCATGGGAAAAGATTTTTGACAAGACCATCGGCGGCGACGGAGGGGATTACCTGAACGCAGTGGTACAAACAGCTGACAACGGTTACCTGCTCCTGGGACAGTCCAGTTCGGGCCTGCAGAGCATTCCCGGTGACCGGACTGTTCCGCGAAATGGACTTGCTGACCCCTGGCTCGTGAAACTTGCGCCTGATAGTCCGCTTCCTGTCACACTTACCACTTTTACTGCCCAAAAAGAAACCAGCACCACGCTGCTCACCTGGCAAACGGCCACCGAAATCCATAGTGATCATTTTGAAATTCACCACAGTATGAATGGAAAAGCGTGGAACCACATCGGGGCGGTGAATGCATTGGGCGAAAATGAAGGATTGCATACTTATCAGTTTGTCCATCCGAGTCCTGCAAATGGTGACAACTACTACCGCTTGAAAATGATCGATACGGACGGGACTTTTGCATATTCAAAAGTGGAGCGGGTGAGCTTCAAACTTGGTTTTAAGGTAAATGTTTATCCCAATCCCGCAACGGAAATGATCCACCTGCAGACCCCGGACTGGACGAAAGTTAAAAGCGTGGAGATTGTGAATGTGCAGGGAAAAGTAGTTTACAAATCAGGTAAAAAACCTGTACAGCATCTGAGTGCGGAGGCATTTGGGGCAGGTTTGTATTTTGTAAAAATCACAGATGTAAATGGCAGCGAAACTTCCCGTAAGATCGTTGTAGCCCGGTAG
- a CDS encoding aldo/keto reductase, whose protein sequence is MKNIRRIQLGQNGPSVSKLGLGCMRMSSIWGGSTPHETESIATIHEALDNGINFLNTGDFYGAGHNEMLVGKAVKDRREEAFISVKFGAIFHNGQWLGLDLRPIAIKNFINYSLTRLGIETIDLYQPSRMDNSVPVEDIIGTVADLVKEGKVRYIGVSEITADQLRKAYSIHPISALEIGYSLADRQIESELLPTAKELGIGIVAFANTAEGLLTGELKAPLAENDYRNHFSRFQGENLINNLEKAAVLKQLADRKGCTPTQAAIAWVNAQGDHIMPLVSMSRRSRLPENMAAMDIVFSPDEMNTLNTTFAAGAILGGTYLQR, encoded by the coding sequence ATGAAAAACATCAGAAGAATCCAGCTGGGCCAGAATGGCCCGTCCGTGTCCAAACTTGGTTTGGGCTGTATGCGCATGTCATCCATCTGGGGCGGCTCCACGCCACACGAAACAGAAAGTATTGCCACGATCCATGAGGCACTCGATAATGGTATCAACTTTCTAAATACCGGCGACTTTTATGGTGCCGGCCATAATGAAATGCTGGTGGGCAAAGCCGTCAAAGACAGACGTGAAGAGGCATTCATCAGTGTAAAGTTCGGCGCCATTTTTCACAATGGTCAGTGGCTCGGGCTGGACCTGCGCCCTATCGCGATCAAAAACTTTATCAACTATTCGCTGACCCGCCTGGGCATTGAAACAATTGACCTGTACCAGCCCAGCCGGATGGATAACAGCGTGCCGGTGGAAGACATCATCGGAACCGTTGCCGACCTTGTGAAGGAAGGAAAGGTACGTTACATTGGCGTATCAGAAATTACAGCAGACCAACTGCGCAAAGCCTACAGCATTCACCCTATCAGTGCCCTGGAAATCGGGTATTCCCTGGCCGACCGGCAAATTGAAAGCGAACTGCTGCCCACAGCAAAAGAATTGGGAATCGGGATCGTGGCTTTTGCCAATACGGCCGAAGGATTGCTCACAGGCGAACTGAAAGCCCCGCTGGCGGAAAATGACTACCGCAATCATTTCTCGCGTTTTCAGGGTGAAAATCTGATCAATAATCTGGAAAAAGCAGCAGTCCTGAAGCAACTGGCCGACCGTAAAGGATGCACGCCTACACAGGCCGCCATCGCCTGGGTAAATGCGCAGGGAGACCATATCATGCCTTTGGTGAGCATGAGCCGCAGGTCACGTTTGCCGGAAAACATGGCAGCCATGGATATTGTATTTTCGCCGGACGAAATGAATACGTTAAATACTACTTTTGCAGCAGGTGCTATACTTGGCGGCACTTACTTACAGCGCTAA
- a CDS encoding helix-turn-helix domain-containing protein, translating into MTSPAEILPGVIFYSYLSAERREKVCFWNHHTLVLQVSGQFTLETSSQKISMAGGQMLLIGKNQLGTLTKTPVPGGHYETIVISLQEDLLRRIVLEEKLEAEREYIGPPNMLIPSNEFLQGYFQSIVPYARSSGAAMTDEMGILKVKEGVKLLLLALPGLQNFLFGFSEPSKIDLEKFMLSNYHFNVPVEKFAQLTGRSLAAFKRDFLKTFGTPPRHWLLDKRLTEARHLIETKHQKPSAIYLDLGFESLSHFSHSFKKKFGKAPTALHHGVLQN; encoded by the coding sequence ATGACCAGTCCAGCCGAAATCCTCCCGGGTGTAATCTTCTACTCGTACCTCTCCGCCGAGCGTAGGGAAAAGGTTTGTTTCTGGAACCATCATACCCTGGTATTGCAGGTTTCGGGACAGTTTACCCTCGAAACCTCGTCGCAGAAAATCTCGATGGCCGGGGGACAAATGCTGCTGATAGGCAAAAACCAGCTGGGTACACTCACCAAAACCCCGGTACCCGGTGGTCACTATGAAACAATCGTCATATCCCTGCAGGAAGACCTGCTGCGCAGGATTGTACTGGAAGAGAAGCTGGAAGCAGAGCGCGAATACATCGGTCCGCCCAATATGCTCATTCCATCCAATGAATTCCTGCAGGGGTACTTTCAGTCGATCGTGCCTTACGCACGAAGCTCGGGCGCGGCCATGACAGACGAAATGGGCATCCTGAAAGTAAAGGAAGGCGTCAAGTTGCTGCTGCTTGCCCTGCCAGGGCTTCAGAATTTCCTGTTCGGCTTTTCGGAACCCAGCAAAATAGACCTGGAAAAGTTCATGCTGAGCAACTACCACTTCAATGTTCCCGTTGAAAAGTTTGCACAGCTTACCGGCCGCAGCCTGGCGGCTTTTAAACGTGATTTTCTGAAAACCTTCGGTACGCCGCCCCGTCACTGGCTGCTGGACAAACGCCTGACCGAAGCAAGGCACCTGATCGAAACCAAACATCAGAAACCCTCGGCCATTTACCTCGACCTGGGGTTTGAAAGCCTCTCCCATTTTTCACATTCCTTCAAGAAAAAGTTTGGAAAGGCACCTACCGCGCTGCATCATGGTGTTTTGCAAAACTGA
- a CDS encoding alpha/beta fold hydrolase, whose amino-acid sequence MQRLSYFLVLSLLLAACEPHRKSVPYGSNQGKYLTIRNTRIYYEIYGKGTPLLLLHPGLGSIEHLAGMIPNLSEHFRVIVPDAPGHGRSGQADSLSGELLADYCSDIIDQLQLDSAYVMGWSMGGNTALLLAAKRPDKIRKVVSGASNSKSSGLTDEGRALLEQYTVEAVKEDQDWLQNYQRLNPQSDQWVKFWEDNQKMWKREIKISDDQLAGIDVPVLLIRGDRDMIKLDHSLNIYRLLRKGQLCIYPNVGHEMPDEKGEMLCRTVVDFLKE is encoded by the coding sequence ATGCAGCGACTCTCCTACTTTCTTGTACTCAGCCTTCTTCTTGCGGCCTGCGAACCGCACCGGAAATCCGTACCATACGGTTCAAACCAGGGGAAATACCTGACGATACGCAACACCAGAATTTACTACGAAATATATGGAAAGGGCACTCCGCTCCTGCTCCTGCATCCGGGCCTGGGATCAATCGAGCATTTAGCCGGCATGATACCGAACCTTTCGGAGCACTTCCGGGTGATTGTCCCGGATGCGCCCGGACATGGCAGATCCGGGCAGGCAGACAGTTTGAGCGGTGAACTGCTGGCCGATTATTGTTCAGACATCATTGACCAGCTACAACTGGATAGTGCTTACGTGATGGGCTGGAGTATGGGAGGAAACACCGCATTGCTGCTGGCAGCAAAAAGACCCGACAAGATCAGGAAAGTGGTAAGCGGCGCCTCCAATTCCAAATCCAGCGGCCTGACGGACGAAGGCCGCGCCCTGCTCGAACAATATACCGTGGAAGCTGTGAAGGAAGATCAGGACTGGCTGCAGAATTACCAGCGCCTCAATCCCCAGTCCGATCAATGGGTTAAATTCTGGGAGGACAATCAGAAGATGTGGAAACGCGAGATCAAGATTTCAGACGATCAGCTTGCGGGCATTGACGTACCTGTCCTGCTGATCCGGGGCGACAGGGACATGATCAAACTGGATCACAGCCTTAATATTTATCGATTGCTCCGGAAGGGCCAGCTATGCATTTACCCGAACGTTGGTCACGAAATGCCGGATGAAAAAGGCGAGATGCTGTGCCGGACCGTTGTTGATTTCCTGAAAGAGTAA
- a CDS encoding Crp/Fnr family transcriptional regulator, whose product MIHVLFSHIEDKVPLSAHDKEAIQTFFVPRRLRKRQYLLQEGDVCRHLAFIAKGLLRTYHVDSRGDEHMSVFGWEGWWLSDFNSFLTGAQSVFNIDAIEDSELLMISREDYEALTLAVPVMDRYFRILYQNSIVTKEKRLMSSISHSAEEKYVALMSSNPKMIQRVPQNLIASYLGIAPETLSRIKKNLATRK is encoded by the coding sequence ATGATCCATGTCCTTTTCAGTCATATTGAGGATAAAGTGCCGCTATCGGCGCATGATAAAGAAGCGATCCAAACTTTTTTTGTACCCAGAAGATTAAGAAAGCGGCAGTACTTACTGCAGGAAGGAGATGTTTGCCGGCATTTGGCATTTATCGCCAAAGGATTGCTCAGGACCTATCATGTGGACAGCCGGGGCGACGAGCACATGAGCGTTTTTGGCTGGGAAGGCTGGTGGCTGTCTGACTTCAACAGTTTTCTGACGGGTGCACAGTCCGTATTCAATATTGATGCGATCGAGGATTCGGAGCTGCTCATGATTTCACGGGAGGATTATGAAGCACTTACACTGGCGGTGCCGGTGATGGACCGATATTTTCGCATTCTTTATCAAAACAGCATTGTAACCAAAGAGAAGCGCCTGATGAGCTCTATCAGTCATTCTGCAGAAGAAAAGTATGTAGCCTTAATGTCCTCCAATCCCAAGATGATACAGCGTGTTCCGCAAAATCTGATTGCATCCTACCTGGGCATTGCACCGGAAACCCTTAGCCGTATCAAAAAGAACCTTGCTACGCGTAAATAG